Proteins encoded together in one uncultured Sphaerochaeta sp. window:
- a CDS encoding MFS transporter has translation MQDSKRSIVAWAFYDWANSAFATTVMAGFFPVFFSAYWAVGASSQEGTFYLGLANSLGSLIVALLAPILGAIADWGTYKKRLLAFFALIGSVMTASLYVLQMGSWPFAVLFYSVAVVGFSGANTFYDALLPFVASEKKVDFVSSLGYSLGYIGGGLLFLVNVLMYLNPSWFGFADGGQAIRVCFIIVGIWWVVFTLPVLLFVKEEVTEDNLPFKQAVKKGLSITRQTVKSFRQLKTLAIFLIAYWLYIDGVDTIIRMAVNYGTSLNFPSESLIIALLITQFVAFPSALAYSAFGRKVGVRKALEIAIGAYAIIAILGYFMSAPLHFYLLAVCIGLFQGGIQALSRSYYTRLIPKQRSAQFFGFFNMLGKFAAIIGPLLMGVVTLVTGDSRNGIVSLVLLFIGGYILLRQVDEEKGKKEVEAFLKKTN, from the coding sequence ATGCAAGATTCAAAACGCTCGATTGTCGCATGGGCATTCTATGACTGGGCAAACAGTGCTTTTGCTACTACCGTGATGGCAGGGTTCTTTCCTGTCTTTTTCAGTGCCTATTGGGCAGTAGGGGCAAGCAGTCAGGAAGGGACTTTTTATCTTGGGCTGGCAAACTCCTTGGGATCATTGATCGTTGCCCTATTGGCTCCCATCCTCGGTGCTATCGCAGATTGGGGCACCTACAAGAAACGCTTGCTTGCATTTTTTGCATTGATAGGCTCAGTGATGACGGCAAGCCTCTATGTATTACAGATGGGCTCCTGGCCCTTCGCAGTACTCTTTTACTCAGTTGCAGTGGTCGGCTTCAGCGGAGCGAACACCTTCTACGATGCACTTCTTCCTTTTGTAGCATCAGAGAAGAAGGTGGATTTTGTCTCCTCACTCGGATACAGCCTGGGGTATATCGGAGGGGGATTATTGTTCCTGGTTAATGTTCTGATGTATCTCAATCCATCATGGTTTGGATTTGCGGATGGAGGCCAAGCGATCAGGGTATGTTTTATCATCGTGGGTATCTGGTGGGTGGTATTCACACTTCCCGTACTGCTTTTCGTTAAGGAAGAGGTAACCGAAGACAACCTTCCCTTTAAGCAGGCAGTAAAGAAAGGGCTCTCCATAACACGGCAGACCGTGAAGAGTTTTCGCCAACTGAAAACATTGGCAATCTTTCTTATCGCATACTGGCTCTATATTGATGGTGTGGATACCATTATCAGAATGGCAGTGAATTATGGGACAAGCCTCAATTTCCCCAGTGAGTCATTGATCATTGCCCTGCTCATCACACAGTTTGTGGCATTCCCTTCAGCACTTGCCTACTCAGCCTTTGGACGTAAAGTGGGAGTTCGCAAAGCGCTGGAGATTGCCATCGGTGCCTATGCAATCATTGCAATCCTTGGATACTTCATGAGCGCGCCTCTCCATTTCTATCTGCTTGCTGTGTGTATCGGGCTGTTCCAGGGAGGAATCCAGGCACTTAGTAGGTCCTATTACACACGTCTCATCCCGAAACAACGGTCGGCACAGTTCTTTGGTTTTTTCAATATGCTCGGAAAATTTGCTGCAATCATCGGTCCACTGCTCATGGGAGTTGTCACATTGGTCACTGGAGACTCTAGAAATGGAATTGTCTCACTGGTCTTGCTCTTCATTGGTGGGTATATCCTGCTCAGGCAAGTTGATGAGGAGAAGGGAAAGAAGGAGGTGGAGGCATTCCTCAAGAAGACCAACTGA
- a CDS encoding MATE family efflux transporter, producing MQPVQENKMGVKPIPTLVLSMSFPIMLSMLVQALYNIVDSMFVSHYSQQALTAVTLAFPMQNLLIAVSVGTSVGVNSLLARKLGAKDLSAARKAAGNGLTLSVISWGFFALLGLFFSKTFVEFFSNDPELIVMGKQYISICLIFSLGLFIDITCERILQGTGDTFHPMIIQSTGAIVNIILDPILIFGLFGMPRMGVMGAAIATVFAQHVSAALAIYYVRRNKEIVLKKASFRLEKQTVKDIYAVGIPTIIMQAIGTILITSLNKILIGFSTSAVAVFGIYFRLQSFIFMPVFGLNTGMIPVIGYNYGARKPKRITATIKVGLIVAVTIMGIGTALFILFPHILLSWFNATPEMVEIGIVAMQRISLGFVLAGVSIVLIALFQGMGYGYLSMINSVTRQLVFLLPAAYILGRFVGLDALWYSFFIAEIASFSLTLYFFWKIYKTKIKTMTT from the coding sequence ATGCAACCTGTCCAAGAAAATAAAATGGGGGTCAAACCGATCCCCACCCTCGTTCTGTCCATGTCGTTTCCCATCATGCTCAGCATGTTGGTGCAAGCACTCTATAATATTGTAGACAGTATGTTTGTCTCTCACTACAGTCAGCAAGCGCTGACTGCTGTTACCCTTGCCTTCCCTATGCAGAACCTGCTTATCGCAGTAAGTGTTGGGACCTCTGTGGGGGTCAACTCTCTCCTTGCCAGGAAATTGGGCGCAAAGGACCTCTCTGCAGCTAGAAAAGCTGCAGGAAACGGGCTCACACTCTCTGTAATCAGTTGGGGCTTTTTTGCACTTTTAGGCCTCTTTTTCTCCAAGACCTTCGTTGAGTTCTTCAGCAATGACCCGGAGCTCATTGTCATGGGAAAGCAATACATCTCCATCTGCCTGATCTTCTCCCTCGGCTTGTTCATTGATATCACCTGTGAAAGGATCCTGCAGGGAACAGGCGATACATTCCACCCCATGATCATCCAGAGTACGGGGGCAATTGTAAACATCATCCTGGACCCTATACTGATCTTCGGCCTGTTTGGGATGCCGAGAATGGGTGTCATGGGAGCTGCCATCGCTACCGTCTTCGCCCAGCATGTCTCAGCCGCTCTCGCTATATACTATGTGCGGAGAAACAAGGAGATTGTTCTGAAGAAAGCCTCTTTCCGTCTCGAAAAGCAGACCGTCAAGGATATCTATGCAGTGGGAATCCCCACCATCATCATGCAAGCGATTGGGACCATCCTGATAACCAGCTTGAACAAGATCCTTATTGGGTTCTCAACCTCGGCAGTGGCGGTCTTTGGCATCTATTTCCGCTTGCAATCGTTCATATTCATGCCAGTATTTGGTCTGAACACTGGTATGATACCAGTGATCGGATACAACTATGGAGCAAGAAAACCAAAACGGATAACAGCAACCATCAAGGTGGGTTTGATCGTTGCTGTTACCATCATGGGGATTGGCACTGCCCTGTTTATCCTGTTCCCCCATATACTGCTTAGCTGGTTCAACGCAACACCGGAGATGGTTGAGATCGGCATAGTTGCAATGCAACGCATCAGTTTAGGATTTGTGCTAGCAGGTGTAAGTATTGTCTTAATCGCACTCTTCCAGGGAATGGGTTATGGATACCTGTCTATGATCAACTCGGTAACACGACAGCTGGTATTCCTGCTTCCAGCAGCCTACATTCTGGGAAGATTTGTAGGACTCGATGCTTTGTGGTATTCGTTTTTCATTGCTGAGATAGCATCCTTCAGCCTGACGCTCTACTTCTTTTGGAAGATCTACAAAACAAAGATCAAGACAATGACTACGTAA
- a CDS encoding YkvA family protein encodes MKQIKSRLMQRALLLKGQLTAIYYASKDKRMPLLPKVLAGFILLYALSPIDLIPDFIPVLGYLDDLIILPALLVLTIKCIPNEVLKDAQDQAEHKPISLPKNWSFSILFIGIWILTLWFIVHKLTQ; translated from the coding sequence GTGAAACAGATCAAATCCAGATTAATGCAACGTGCATTATTGCTGAAAGGCCAGTTGACAGCAATCTACTATGCATCGAAGGACAAGAGAATGCCTTTACTCCCGAAGGTATTGGCTGGTTTTATTCTACTCTACGCACTCAGTCCCATTGATCTCATTCCTGATTTCATCCCCGTCCTTGGGTATCTGGATGATCTGATCATTCTCCCCGCATTGTTGGTGCTGACCATCAAGTGCATACCCAACGAAGTGCTCAAGGATGCCCAGGATCAAGCAGAGCACAAGCCAATTTCGTTGCCTAAGAACTGGAGTTTTTCCATTCTCTTCATTGGCATTTGGATACTGACTCTCTGGTTCATTGTGCACAAGCTCACACAATGA
- a CDS encoding ATP-binding protein: MAIPRKQYLQKLIDKQDNGRVKIITGIRRCGKSYLLFNIYTKYLRESGVQNEQIIGIALDELPNAMYRNPIELDKYIREQVKDTSRRYYILIDEIQFVSEIQNPYVEDATSKLTFIDVVLGLMKIKNADVYVTGSNSRMLSTDILTQFRDRGDEIRVYPLSFAEFYEGYEGDKRDAWLDYYTYGGMPVVLSLSSHEEKSRYLRDLFTRTYLKDVIERHAIQNDSEVLEDLLNILASTIGSLTNPTKLSNTFNSEKHIKINSTTIDKYLRYFIEGFIISKAERYDVKGKKYIQTPHKYYFTDVGVRNARLGFRKQEETHIMENILYCDLLRRGFDVDVGVVEQNIKTKDGKKLRKQLEVDFIINRGSKRYYIQSALTIAEPRKREQEIASLIRIPDSFSKIVVVRDYIKHWRDDHGILYVGIEQFLLDENMIDL; the protein is encoded by the coding sequence ATGGCTATTCCGAGAAAGCAATATTTGCAGAAACTGATCGACAAGCAAGATAATGGTAGAGTAAAGATTATTACAGGGATTCGGCGTTGTGGAAAATCCTATCTGTTATTTAACATATACACAAAATACCTTCGAGAAAGTGGCGTACAGAACGAACAAATTATTGGAATAGCGTTGGATGAACTACCAAATGCAATGTATCGCAATCCGATAGAACTGGACAAATACATCCGTGAGCAGGTGAAGGACACGTCAAGACGCTACTATATACTGATTGATGAGATACAGTTTGTTTCGGAAATTCAAAATCCTTATGTGGAAGATGCGACCTCCAAGCTAACCTTCATCGATGTAGTTCTTGGACTTATGAAGATAAAGAACGCCGATGTGTATGTAACCGGTAGTAATTCGAGAATGTTGTCTACTGATATTCTTACCCAGTTCCGTGATCGAGGTGATGAGATCAGAGTGTATCCTCTCTCCTTCGCGGAGTTCTATGAGGGCTATGAGGGAGACAAACGCGATGCTTGGTTGGATTACTATACCTATGGAGGTATGCCAGTTGTTCTCTCATTATCTTCACACGAAGAAAAAAGTCGATATTTGCGGGATCTCTTTACCCGCACATATTTGAAGGATGTCATAGAAAGACATGCTATTCAAAATGATAGTGAAGTCTTGGAAGATCTGTTAAATATTTTAGCTTCAACCATCGGTTCACTTACAAACCCGACGAAATTATCAAACACCTTCAACAGTGAAAAGCATATCAAGATCAACTCTACCACTATAGATAAATACCTAAGGTACTTTATAGAGGGATTTATCATCAGTAAGGCAGAGCGTTATGATGTGAAAGGCAAGAAGTATATCCAAACTCCGCATAAGTATTATTTCACAGATGTGGGAGTCAGGAATGCCAGACTTGGATTTAGAAAACAAGAAGAAACGCATATCATGGAAAATATCCTCTACTGTGATTTGCTGCGTAGGGGCTTCGACGTGGATGTTGGTGTAGTTGAACAGAACATTAAAACCAAAGATGGTAAAAAACTCAGAAAACAACTTGAAGTCGACTTTATCATCAATCGCGGTAGCAAGCGATATTATATACAGTCTGCACTGACCATAGCTGAACCTAGGAAAAGGGAACAGGAAATAGCTTCTTTGATAAGAATTCCGGACTCCTTCAGTAAGATAGTAGTTGTACGTGACTACATCAAGCACTGGAGGGATGATCATGGAATCCTCTATGTAGGAATTGAGCAGTTCTTGCTTGACGAGAACATGATAGACCTGTGA